One Opitutaceae bacterium DNA segment encodes these proteins:
- a CDS encoding beta-galactosidase — protein sequence MSAFLLLLPLFSPANTATAGVPFPSPFPEHAPLPDRGLYTLGYDDDGVIKGLPYIKGGRILLQWADLETGEGRYDFSALDHALEEFRADGRKAAVQVNGGRKPRWLFQRVAVLPVKEIQVKDPEGTLQYWDPIYVNAWLQFIRAFGDHLRGSPLRTAVLGVRQNFNAVGTEHGSFARAERGLKIEDWKPAPNGHLYRVPWTKEIYQDYRRRVIAAHIAAFVPGITLFLRNNVFVDNILTASQLKLLDDGIVGLFHTSSEHQPRNSEPKYQAFLDYCRTGLAPGYTEPFTTSEQGFTGAPRQQHLPSRVSPSQYNYWRLLLDMNCGISYIALKGSDILLEKDPEFRDAFLFAAKYVGYHASPSVSPGAWVAMREGDTLKGDYTFLMQRVGASSTDVALNDQGPPRQRFGGWARAIDTGGRMTFQLDPRFARSLKNARIRIVYLDDGTNDFVVSWGDPGASRRRTVTKHDSGQWREALVDAPNPGFTGAADPGDVSLSASGRTVFHLVEVQRGEG from the coding sequence GTGTCGGCTTTTCTTCTGCTGCTGCCGCTATTCTCACCGGCAAACACCGCCACTGCAGGAGTTCCCTTCCCTTCACCCTTCCCCGAACACGCACCGCTGCCGGATCGTGGACTCTACACGCTGGGATACGACGACGACGGCGTCATCAAGGGTCTTCCCTACATCAAGGGCGGGCGCATCCTGCTTCAGTGGGCCGACCTCGAAACCGGTGAAGGTCGCTATGATTTTTCCGCACTCGACCACGCATTGGAGGAATTCCGCGCAGACGGACGCAAGGCGGCGGTCCAGGTCAATGGCGGACGAAAACCGCGCTGGCTGTTCCAGCGGGTGGCCGTCCTCCCGGTCAAGGAAATCCAGGTGAAGGATCCGGAGGGCACGCTGCAGTACTGGGATCCCATCTACGTCAACGCCTGGTTGCAATTCATTCGGGCCTTCGGCGATCACCTGCGTGGATCTCCGCTGCGAACCGCGGTTCTGGGTGTGCGGCAGAATTTTAATGCGGTCGGAACTGAACACGGCAGCTTTGCACGTGCGGAACGTGGACTGAAGATCGAGGACTGGAAACCCGCCCCCAACGGACATCTTTACCGGGTGCCTTGGACGAAGGAAATCTACCAGGACTACAGGCGCCGCGTGATCGCCGCCCACATCGCGGCCTTTGTCCCCGGGATCACTCTCTTTCTGCGCAACAATGTATTCGTCGACAACATCCTCACCGCATCCCAGCTCAAACTCCTCGACGACGGCATCGTAGGCCTGTTTCACACCTCCTCGGAGCACCAGCCGCGCAACAGCGAGCCAAAATACCAGGCCTTTCTCGACTATTGCCGCACGGGATTGGCCCCGGGCTACACGGAGCCCTTTACCACCAGCGAACAGGGCTTCACCGGCGCCCCGCGCCAGCAGCACCTGCCATCGCGTGTGAGCCCATCCCAGTACAACTACTGGCGCCTGCTGCTCGACATGAACTGCGGCATCTCCTACATCGCGCTCAAGGGCTCCGACATTCTCCTGGAGAAGGATCCGGAGTTTCGAGATGCGTTCCTGTTCGCAGCAAAATATGTCGGTTACCACGCAAGTCCCTCCGTTTCTCCCGGAGCCTGGGTCGCCATGCGGGAAGGCGATACACTGAAGGGCGACTACACCTTTCTCATGCAGCGCGTGGGCGCCAGCAGCACCGACGTTGCGCTCAACGACCAGGGCCCGCCTCGTCAGCGGTTCGGCGGCTGGGCCCGCGCTATCGACACGGGCGGAAGGATGACCTTCCAGCTCGATCCCCGTTTCGCGCGCTCGCTGAAGAATGCCCGCATCCGCATCGTCTATCTCGACGACGGCACCAATGATTTTGTCGTGTCCTGGGGCGACCCCGGCGCCTCACGCCGAAGGACCGTCACCAAACACGACTCCGGCCAATGGCGGGAAGCCCTGGTGGACGCGCCCAATCCAGGCTTCACCGGTGCAGCCGATCCGGGGGACGTCTCGCTTTCCGCCAGCGGGCGCACCGTGTTTCACCTCGTCGAAGTGCAACGGGGCGAAGGCTGA